In Strigops habroptila isolate Jane chromosome 2, bStrHab1.2.pri, whole genome shotgun sequence, one genomic interval encodes:
- the CDCA3 gene encoding cell division cycle-associated protein 3 isoform X2 has translation MGVSGSTPARSQPLAHVRDPRSPSAGILRTPIEVVSSPVCSPQPGPAEPAAGTSQDRDPSSPTPGIFRTPMRAVSSDSVDRLVKQLSEIFGAEAAPREPAPQGAACPAEEPARRSPLEAAVPSGEAEERPPSPGATPARAARAAGPGFFSGSKPIRYKTNNKILATSGGTGRSPLSVLQDDNSPSAPAPRQGKRHMLGENLGEKKEVMVDLSRSLKSGNCAWSDLNKENQQCPFVEN, from the exons ATGGGGGTGTCCGGGAGCACCCCCGCCCGCAGCCAGCCCCTGGCGCACGTCCGCGACCCGCGCTCCCCCAGCGCCGGCATCCTGCGCACCCCGATCGAG GTGGTGAGCTCCCCGGTATGCAGCCcgcagcccggccccgccgAACCGGCAGCGGGCACCAGCCAGGACCGCGACCCGAGCTCGCCTACACCCGGCATCTTCCGCACGCCTATGAGAGCCGTGTCCAGCG ACAGCGTGGACCGCCTGGTGAAGCAGCTCAGCGAGATCTTCGGCGCTGAGGCCGCGCCCCGGGAGCCGGCGCCGCAGGGAGCGGCCTGCCCCGCCGAGGAGCCGGCCCGGAGGAGCCCTCTGGAAGCGGCCGTCCCCTCGGGGGAAGCGGAGGAGAGGCCGCCCTCTCCCGGCGCGACCCCGGCTCGGGCAGCCCGCGCTGCCGGGCCCGGCTTTTTCTCCG GGAGCAAGCCCATAAGATACAAGACCAACAACAAAATACTAGCAACATCTGGTGGAACTGGCCGCTCTCCCCTCAGTGTCCTACAAGATGATAATTCCCCCAGTGCTCCTGCCCCTCGCCAG gGTAAGAGGCACATGTTGGGAGAGAACCttggggagaagaaggaagtgaTGGTGGATCTGAGCAGGAGCCTCAAATCTGGGAACTGCGCTTGGAGCGACTTGAACAAAGAGAACCAACAGTGCCCTTTTGTGGAGAACTAG
- the CDCA3 gene encoding cell division cycle-associated protein 3 isoform X1, with protein sequence MGVSGSTPARSQPLAHVRDPRSPSAGILRTPIEVVSSPVCSPQPGPAEPAAGTSQDRDPSSPTPGIFRTPMRAVSSDSVDRLVKQLSEIFGAEAAPREPAPQGAACPAEEPARRSPLEAAVPSGEAEERPPSPGATPARAARAAGPGFFSVGSKPIRYKTNNKILATSGGTGRSPLSVLQDDNSPSAPAPRQGKRHMLGENLGEKKEVMVDLSRSLKSGNCAWSDLNKENQQCPFVEN encoded by the exons ATGGGGGTGTCCGGGAGCACCCCCGCCCGCAGCCAGCCCCTGGCGCACGTCCGCGACCCGCGCTCCCCCAGCGCCGGCATCCTGCGCACCCCGATCGAG GTGGTGAGCTCCCCGGTATGCAGCCcgcagcccggccccgccgAACCGGCAGCGGGCACCAGCCAGGACCGCGACCCGAGCTCGCCTACACCCGGCATCTTCCGCACGCCTATGAGAGCCGTGTCCAGCG ACAGCGTGGACCGCCTGGTGAAGCAGCTCAGCGAGATCTTCGGCGCTGAGGCCGCGCCCCGGGAGCCGGCGCCGCAGGGAGCGGCCTGCCCCGCCGAGGAGCCGGCCCGGAGGAGCCCTCTGGAAGCGGCCGTCCCCTCGGGGGAAGCGGAGGAGAGGCCGCCCTCTCCCGGCGCGACCCCGGCTCGGGCAGCCCGCGCTGCCGGGCCCGGCTTTTTCTCCG TAGGGAGCAAGCCCATAAGATACAAGACCAACAACAAAATACTAGCAACATCTGGTGGAACTGGCCGCTCTCCCCTCAGTGTCCTACAAGATGATAATTCCCCCAGTGCTCCTGCCCCTCGCCAG gGTAAGAGGCACATGTTGGGAGAGAACCttggggagaagaaggaagtgaTGGTGGATCTGAGCAGGAGCCTCAAATCTGGGAACTGCGCTTGGAGCGACTTGAACAAAGAGAACCAACAGTGCCCTTTTGTGGAGAACTAG